Proteins from a single region of Bos indicus x Bos taurus breed Angus x Brahman F1 hybrid chromosome 29, Bos_hybrid_MaternalHap_v2.0, whole genome shotgun sequence:
- the LOC113885875 gene encoding serum amyloid A protein-like, with amino-acid sequence MNLSTGIIFCFLILGVSSQRWGTFLKEAGQGAKDMWRAYQDMKEANYRGADKYFHARGNYDAARRGPGGAWAAKVISNARETIQGITDPLFKGMTRDQVREDSKADQAANEWGRSGKDPNHFRPAGLPDKY; translated from the exons ATGAACCTTTCCACGGGCATCATTTTCTGCTTCCTGATCCTGGGCGTCAGCAGCCAGAGATGGGGGACATTCCTCAAGGAAGCTGGTCAAG ggGCTAAAGACATGTGGAGAGCTTACCAAGACATGAAAGAAGCCAACTACAGGGGTGCAGACAAATACTTCCACGCCCGTGGAAACTATGACGCTGCCCGAAGGGGACCTGGGGGTGCCTGGGCTGCTAAAGTGATCAG TAACGCCAGAGAGACTATTCAGGGAATCACAGACCCTCTGTTTAAGGGTATGACCAGGGACCAGGTACGGGAGGATTCGAAGGCCGACCAGGCTGCCAACGAATGGGGCCGGAGCGGCAAAGACCCCAACCACTTCAGACCTGCTGGCCTGCCTGACAAGTACTGA